Proteins encoded in a region of the Isosphaeraceae bacterium EP7 genome:
- a CDS encoding cystathionine gamma-synthase family protein: MSEPESNRPTPVSMRTQAVWAGEGGTHMQGATQVPVVHSVSFGYDDLDHWRAVSLGEAEGHIYGRNTNPTVAVFEEKLRVLEGAEAATSFSTGMAAISDTLFTLLETGQRVVSVTDTYGGTNRLFDEFLPRIGVKVTLCQTHDQGEIEAAIDAGLRVLYLETPTNPTCKILDIARLAARARAKGAIVVVDNTFATPINQHPLELGAHLVVHSATKFLGGHADALGGVLAGDKHLVEAVFRRREITGATLHPEAAYLILRGMKTLALRVERQNSNALTIARHLKAHDRVASVFYPGLEDHPNHDVAKRQMPGGYGGVLSFQLHGEFDAVKRFLPRLRWAHRAANLGAVETVVAPPATGSHVELTADQRAALGIPETLVRYSCGIEDVNDLIADLDQALESSRLA; the protein is encoded by the coding sequence ATGTCCGAGCCCGAGAGCAACCGCCCGACCCCCGTTTCCATGCGTACCCAGGCCGTCTGGGCCGGCGAAGGGGGGACGCACATGCAGGGGGCCACCCAGGTCCCGGTGGTGCACAGCGTCTCGTTCGGCTACGACGACCTCGACCACTGGCGGGCCGTCTCGCTGGGAGAGGCCGAGGGGCACATCTACGGCCGCAACACCAATCCCACGGTCGCCGTCTTCGAGGAGAAGCTGCGCGTCCTGGAAGGGGCCGAGGCCGCGACCAGCTTCTCCACCGGCATGGCCGCCATCAGCGACACCCTGTTCACCCTGCTGGAAACCGGCCAGCGGGTCGTCTCCGTCACCGACACCTACGGCGGCACCAACCGACTCTTCGACGAGTTCCTCCCCAGGATCGGTGTGAAGGTCACCCTCTGCCAGACCCACGACCAAGGCGAGATCGAGGCCGCCATCGACGCGGGCCTGCGCGTTCTCTACCTGGAAACGCCCACCAACCCCACCTGCAAGATCCTCGACATCGCCCGCCTCGCCGCCCGGGCCCGAGCCAAAGGGGCGATCGTCGTCGTCGACAACACCTTCGCCACGCCCATCAATCAGCACCCGCTTGAACTTGGCGCCCACCTCGTCGTCCACAGCGCCACCAAGTTCCTGGGCGGCCACGCCGACGCCCTCGGCGGCGTGCTGGCCGGCGACAAGCATCTCGTCGAGGCCGTCTTCCGTCGCCGCGAGATCACCGGCGCCACCCTCCACCCCGAGGCCGCCTACCTGATCCTGCGCGGGATGAAGACCCTGGCCCTGCGCGTCGAACGCCAGAACAGCAACGCCCTGACGATCGCGCGCCACCTGAAGGCCCACGACCGCGTCGCCAGCGTCTTCTACCCCGGCCTGGAAGACCACCCCAACCACGACGTGGCCAAGCGGCAAATGCCCGGCGGTTACGGCGGCGTGCTCAGCTTCCAGCTCCACGGCGAGTTCGACGCCGTGAAGCGGTTCCTCCCCCGCCTGCGCTGGGCCCACCGAGCCGCCAATCTCGGGGCCGTCGAGACCGTCGTCGCCCCGCCGGCCACCGGCTCCCACGTCGAGCTGACCGCCGACCAGCGGGCCGCCCTCGGCATCCCCGAGACCCTCGTCCGCTACTCCTGCGGCATCGAGGACGTGAACGACCTCATCGCCGACCTCGACCAGGCCCTCGAATCCAGCCGCCTGGCCTGA
- a CDS encoding S26 family signal peptidase: MARPRRNSRKTKPAVPAAPLPASRPQPPKAKGGWRETVESCVAVALVYLLVGFEAQGFVIPTGSMGPTLMGRHKELACPECGSVFQVNVSEGTEVARGTCGNCRNDAAIGGLPVFQGDRIGVMKTNVAWPGLFGGPKRWEMIVFRRPEIPNEPYIKRLVGLSGEQIRIDNGDIYARPLGTSAPFRRPERSTEHRRGMQMLVHDDSHRAKALRGDPRWDRWTGWSEGPTGLYRPGDAPGWSELRYRHVVPEPDQWAAIRVGVDLPHPPRPTLITDFNAYDTDVPAGLELEPRASSKGWLYPHWVGQLTLALRLHVEQPRGAVRFELIEGGVPLTCEVDLTSGLATLRRGDEPLGEPRPTPIRGAGAYDVEFANVDGRLSLWVDGEAPFGDGIEHRGERVGPTSADLAPVAVASRGASVRVGGLVLSRDLYYTQFPTRQDDQALDRTDPSELFDLLADPDRYASTIKAAATEYDIRPGHSMMLGDNSAWSNDGRSWGKIDQIDPLKPGEGWTSTPRASWEVPDNLLIGKVFAVYWPHLRPFGPDLRLSKDVQLPARPYFERMKWAH; the protein is encoded by the coding sequence ATGGCACGACCGCGACGCAACTCGCGCAAGACGAAACCAGCGGTTCCCGCCGCGCCTCTTCCCGCGTCCAGGCCGCAGCCTCCGAAGGCAAAAGGGGGCTGGCGAGAGACGGTGGAGTCGTGCGTGGCGGTGGCGCTGGTCTACCTGCTCGTCGGCTTCGAGGCGCAAGGGTTCGTGATCCCGACGGGGTCGATGGGCCCGACCCTGATGGGGCGTCACAAGGAGCTGGCGTGCCCCGAGTGCGGCTCGGTCTTCCAGGTGAATGTCAGCGAGGGGACCGAGGTGGCCCGGGGCACTTGCGGGAATTGCCGGAACGATGCGGCGATCGGCGGGCTGCCGGTCTTCCAGGGCGACCGGATCGGGGTGATGAAGACGAACGTGGCCTGGCCGGGGCTGTTCGGCGGCCCGAAACGCTGGGAGATGATCGTCTTCCGCCGCCCGGAGATTCCCAACGAGCCTTACATCAAACGACTGGTCGGACTCTCCGGCGAGCAGATTCGCATCGACAACGGCGACATCTATGCCCGCCCCCTGGGGACCTCGGCCCCATTCCGCCGACCCGAGCGGTCGACCGAGCATCGGCGGGGGATGCAGATGCTCGTCCACGACGACTCGCACAGGGCGAAGGCGCTCCGGGGCGACCCTCGGTGGGATCGCTGGACTGGCTGGAGCGAGGGGCCGACCGGCCTCTATCGACCGGGCGATGCGCCGGGTTGGTCCGAGCTGCGATATCGCCACGTCGTGCCCGAGCCCGATCAGTGGGCGGCGATCCGAGTGGGAGTTGATCTGCCGCATCCGCCCAGGCCCACCCTGATCACCGACTTCAACGCCTACGACACCGACGTTCCCGCGGGCCTGGAACTCGAACCTCGCGCGTCTTCCAAGGGCTGGCTCTATCCGCACTGGGTCGGTCAGCTCACGCTGGCGCTGCGCCTGCACGTCGAGCAACCCCGTGGCGCGGTGCGATTCGAACTCATCGAGGGGGGCGTGCCCCTCACATGCGAGGTCGACCTGACCAGCGGACTGGCGACCTTGAGACGCGGCGATGAGCCGCTGGGCGAGCCGAGGCCGACGCCGATTCGCGGGGCGGGAGCCTACGACGTCGAGTTCGCCAATGTCGACGGCCGTCTCTCGCTCTGGGTCGACGGCGAGGCTCCCTTCGGCGACGGGATCGAACATCGTGGCGAGCGAGTCGGTCCGACCTCGGCCGACCTGGCACCGGTCGCGGTCGCGTCGCGCGGGGCCTCGGTCCGTGTCGGCGGCCTCGTCCTGAGCCGCGACCTGTACTACACGCAGTTCCCCACCCGGCAAGACGACCAGGCGCTCGATCGGACCGATCCCTCCGAGCTGTTCGACCTGCTGGCCGACCCCGATCGTTACGCGTCGACGATCAAGGCGGCGGCCACCGAGTACGACATCAGGCCGGGGCATTCCATGATGCTGGGCGACAACAGCGCGTGGAGCAACGACGGCCGATCCTGGGGGAAAATCGACCAGATTGATCCCTTAAAGCCCGGCGAAGGCTGGACCTCGACGCCCCGTGCCAGCTGGGAAGTGCCGGACAACCTGCTGATCGGAAAGGTGTTCGCCGTCTACTGGCCGCATCTCAGGCCGTTCGGCCCCGACCTGCGGCTGTCGAAGGATGTGCAACTGCCGGCGCGACCCTACTTCGAGCGGATGAAGTGGGCGCATTGA
- a CDS encoding PEP-CTERM sorting domain-containing protein: MVSNMRRIAFGFAALALMSGMLTRVDAGMINHSIHSQYFSPNINSLYHDQGTQVVAPTATFQAKQFGSPFLQAVLSDTNLTITSLITGNQTFANSSFNGFSFTDIAGNLGVNTFAIDPSSNIVGFSSSRITLTQGRLLVNLAGLRFTSNGVISLTLTSVPEPTSLALCGIGGMIGIVTLARRKRPVT, from the coding sequence ATGGTGAGCAACATGCGCAGGATCGCGTTCGGCTTCGCAGCGCTGGCCCTGATGTCGGGGATGTTGACACGGGTCGATGCGGGGATGATCAACCATTCGATTCACTCGCAGTACTTCAGCCCCAACATCAATTCGCTGTACCACGACCAAGGGACGCAGGTCGTCGCCCCCACGGCGACGTTCCAGGCGAAGCAGTTCGGTTCGCCATTCCTCCAGGCCGTGCTCAGCGACACGAACCTGACGATCACGAGCCTGATCACCGGGAACCAGACCTTCGCCAACTCGAGCTTCAACGGCTTCAGCTTCACCGACATCGCCGGCAATCTTGGCGTCAACACATTCGCGATCGACCCCTCCTCGAACATCGTGGGATTCTCGAGCTCGAGGATCACGCTCACTCAAGGTCGGTTGCTGGTCAACCTCGCCGGCCTCCGGTTCACGTCGAACGGCGTGATCTCCCTGACGCTCACCTCGGTGCCCGAGCCCACGTCCCTGGCCCTCTGCGGCATCGGCGGCATGATCGGGATCGTCACCCTGGCCCGACGCAAGCGTCCCGTCACCTGA
- a CDS encoding DUF1501 domain-containing protein has product MARKADGGHSGCSGFQDLGVTRRSMLKAGTLGLTGLGLPELMGGRALAAATRKAGKLKAGGADGFGQAKACILVFMWGGPSQLDTWDPKPEAPEAIRGPFKAISTSVPGVQISEHFPMLAQRMDKLTLIRSMSHNDPAHLSSAHRVLTGHLAPTPISDAAGPTPNDSPHLGSLVARMMPARGAMPASVTMPWTVAHPAAPGGRAPGQHAGWLGKAYDPFAVEGDPNNPAFKVAGLDLPDGVSPERMVGRRSLLGGLSPVESSGAWGGFQSKAIDALSSAEARGAFTLDGEDPRLRDRYGRHIHGQCLMMARRLVESGVHLVTVNWHDDGQNFWDTHGDNFDHLQNRLMPPADRAFSALLDDLEARGMLDETLVVWTGEFGRTPRINPVAGVRGGREHWPRCYTAAMAGGGVKRGSIYGASDRWAASPIQNPVSPDDVGATILHALGIDPALELFDPLGRPLRVNNGNVVRDIFA; this is encoded by the coding sequence ATGGCACGCAAGGCCGACGGTGGACATTCGGGGTGCTCGGGGTTCCAGGACCTTGGCGTGACCCGGCGGTCGATGCTCAAGGCGGGGACTCTGGGGCTGACCGGCCTGGGGCTCCCCGAATTGATGGGCGGGCGTGCGCTTGCAGCGGCCACTCGCAAGGCGGGGAAGCTGAAGGCGGGGGGCGCCGACGGGTTCGGCCAGGCCAAGGCGTGCATCCTGGTCTTCATGTGGGGCGGGCCTAGCCAGCTCGACACATGGGATCCCAAGCCCGAGGCGCCCGAGGCGATTCGAGGGCCGTTCAAGGCGATCTCGACGAGCGTGCCGGGGGTGCAGATCTCCGAGCACTTCCCGATGCTGGCGCAGCGGATGGACAAGCTGACCCTCATCCGGTCGATGTCGCACAACGACCCGGCGCATCTCTCCAGCGCCCACCGGGTGCTGACCGGCCACCTGGCCCCGACGCCCATCTCCGACGCGGCCGGCCCGACGCCGAACGATTCGCCCCACCTGGGCTCGCTGGTCGCCCGGATGATGCCGGCGCGTGGCGCGATGCCCGCCAGCGTGACGATGCCCTGGACGGTGGCCCATCCGGCGGCACCCGGCGGCAGGGCCCCTGGGCAGCACGCGGGGTGGCTGGGCAAGGCGTATGACCCGTTCGCCGTCGAGGGCGACCCCAACAATCCCGCCTTCAAGGTCGCCGGCCTCGACCTGCCCGACGGCGTAAGCCCGGAGCGGATGGTCGGCCGACGCTCGCTGCTGGGGGGCCTGTCTCCGGTCGAGAGCTCGGGCGCCTGGGGCGGATTCCAGTCGAAGGCGATCGATGCCCTTTCCTCGGCCGAGGCCCGGGGCGCCTTCACGCTCGACGGCGAGGACCCCCGGCTCCGCGATCGCTATGGCCGGCACATCCACGGCCAGTGCCTGATGATGGCCCGGCGGCTGGTCGAGTCCGGCGTGCACCTTGTGACGGTCAACTGGCACGACGACGGCCAGAATTTCTGGGACACCCACGGTGACAACTTCGACCACCTCCAGAATCGCCTGATGCCGCCGGCCGACCGCGCCTTCTCGGCGCTGCTGGACGACCTGGAGGCCAGGGGGATGCTCGACGAGACGCTCGTCGTCTGGACGGGCGAGTTCGGCCGGACCCCGCGGATCAACCCGGTGGCCGGCGTGCGCGGGGGCCGCGAGCACTGGCCGCGCTGCTACACCGCGGCGATGGCCGGCGGCGGGGTGAAGCGAGGGTCAATCTACGGGGCCTCCGACCGTTGGGCCGCGAGCCCCATCCAGAACCCGGTGAGCCCCGACGACGTGGGCGCGACCATCCTGCACGCCCTGGGGATCGACCCCGCGCTGGAGCTGTTCGACCCCCTGGGCAGGCCCCTGCGGGTGAACAACGGCAACGTGGTGCGCGACATCTTCGCCTGA
- a CDS encoding MFS transporter encodes MHFEDPASTASPSTGADTGPWYKDLTRYHWFVLVVACMGWLFDTMDQQLFNLARKPAITELLTVGGVRPAPELVTKYGAYATSIFMVGWAIGGLIFGVLGDKIGRARTMLLTILIYSLCTGLSALSVGVWDFSFYRFLTGLGVGGEFAVGVALVAEVMPERARPFALGWVQALSAVGNMLAALIAIVLGLLEQAGQIGMDATGKGMAPWRIMFLVGMFPALLAILIRRRLKEPERWKAAAAAEAKEEIAGAPKLGSLSEMFSDPRWRHNLIVGMMLAFAGVVGLWGIGFFSFDVIRPIFEGHFKAQGLNPKEIAGKLTIWTGITSLLQNFGAFFGVYAFSRVTAKIGRKPAFAISFVLAMASTAFTFWYISEFWHIFVLIPIMGFCQLTVFGGYAIYFPELFPTRLRSTGTSFCYNVGRLVAALGPLFLGQLTVVYSGYGEIMSNRLACVTMTACFLIGLAALPFAPETKGKPLPE; translated from the coding sequence ATGCATTTCGAAGACCCGGCGTCGACGGCGTCGCCATCCACGGGGGCCGACACCGGGCCCTGGTACAAGGACCTGACCCGATATCACTGGTTCGTGCTGGTGGTGGCCTGCATGGGCTGGCTGTTCGACACGATGGATCAGCAGCTCTTCAACCTGGCCCGCAAGCCGGCCATCACCGAGCTGCTGACCGTCGGCGGGGTGCGGCCTGCCCCCGAGCTGGTGACGAAATATGGCGCCTACGCAACCTCGATCTTCATGGTCGGCTGGGCGATCGGTGGCCTGATCTTCGGGGTGCTGGGCGACAAGATCGGCCGGGCGCGGACGATGCTGCTGACGATCCTGATCTACTCGCTCTGCACGGGCCTGAGCGCCCTGTCGGTGGGGGTCTGGGACTTCAGCTTCTACCGATTTTTGACCGGACTGGGCGTCGGCGGCGAGTTCGCGGTGGGCGTGGCGCTGGTGGCCGAGGTGATGCCCGAGCGGGCCCGGCCGTTCGCGCTGGGCTGGGTGCAGGCGCTCTCGGCGGTGGGCAACATGCTGGCCGCGTTGATCGCGATCGTGCTGGGCCTGCTGGAGCAAGCGGGCCAGATTGGCATGGACGCGACGGGCAAGGGGATGGCCCCCTGGCGGATCATGTTCCTGGTGGGCATGTTCCCCGCGCTGCTGGCGATCCTGATCCGCCGCAGGCTGAAGGAGCCCGAGCGCTGGAAGGCGGCCGCGGCCGCCGAGGCGAAGGAGGAGATCGCCGGGGCGCCGAAGCTGGGCTCGTTGAGCGAGATGTTCAGCGACCCGCGGTGGCGGCACAACCTGATCGTGGGGATGATGCTGGCGTTTGCCGGCGTGGTGGGCCTCTGGGGGATCGGCTTCTTCAGCTTCGACGTGATCCGGCCGATCTTCGAGGGGCACTTCAAGGCGCAAGGCCTCAACCCCAAGGAGATCGCCGGCAAGCTGACGATCTGGACGGGGATCACGTCGCTGCTTCAGAACTTCGGCGCATTCTTCGGCGTCTACGCCTTCAGCCGGGTGACGGCGAAGATTGGCCGCAAGCCGGCATTCGCCATCTCGTTCGTCCTGGCGATGGCGTCGACGGCGTTCACCTTCTGGTATATCAGCGAGTTCTGGCATATTTTCGTCTTGATCCCGATCATGGGATTCTGCCAGCTCACCGTCTTCGGCGGCTACGCGATCTACTTCCCCGAGCTGTTCCCGACCCGCCTGCGCAGCACCGGCACGTCGTTCTGCTACAACGTGGGGCGGCTCGTCGCGGCGCTCGGCCCGTTGTTCCTGGGCCAGCTCACCGTCGTCTACAGCGGCTACGGCGAGATCATGTCCAACCGCCTGGCCTGCGTGACGATGACCGCCTGCTTCCTGATCGGCCTGGCCGCGCTCCCCTTCGCCCCCGAGACGAAGGGCAAGCCGCTGCCGGAGTGA
- a CDS encoding dihydroorotate dehydrogenase, with product MDLSVRLGRLELKNPVLVASGTFGYVREMSPFVRIERLGGVIPKTVTARPRAGNPTPRTAETASGLLNAIGLDNDGLEHFIDHHMPYLRTVGTAVIGNIAGEDEDQFVAMAARIGECPGLAALELNVSCPNVSHGLDLGIDAAAVGQLVARVRAVCPLPLIAKLTPNVTDIVAIARAAAEGGADAVSLVNTFRGMVVDWRRRRPVLANDIGGLSGPAIKPLALRIVWEVSRALPDLPIIGVGGISNADDALEFLAAGATAIQVGTATFADPAAADRLVDDLETHLQAAGLTSVREIIGTLKSNRA from the coding sequence ATGGATCTGAGCGTACGCCTCGGTCGGCTCGAGCTGAAGAACCCCGTCCTCGTGGCCTCCGGTACGTTCGGATACGTGCGCGAGATGAGCCCGTTCGTCCGCATTGAACGTCTGGGCGGGGTCATCCCCAAGACGGTCACCGCTCGACCGCGTGCCGGCAATCCCACGCCGCGCACGGCCGAGACCGCCTCGGGCCTGCTCAACGCGATCGGACTGGATAACGACGGGTTGGAGCACTTCATCGACCACCACATGCCCTACCTGCGCACGGTGGGCACGGCGGTCATCGGCAACATCGCCGGCGAGGACGAGGACCAGTTCGTCGCCATGGCCGCCCGCATCGGCGAGTGCCCTGGGCTGGCGGCGCTGGAGCTGAACGTCTCGTGCCCGAATGTCAGCCACGGGCTCGACCTGGGCATCGACGCCGCGGCTGTTGGCCAGCTGGTGGCCCGCGTCCGCGCGGTCTGCCCGCTGCCGCTCATCGCCAAGCTGACGCCCAACGTCACCGACATCGTCGCCATCGCCCGCGCCGCCGCCGAGGGGGGCGCCGACGCGGTCAGCCTGGTGAACACCTTCCGCGGGATGGTCGTCGACTGGCGCCGCCGCCGCCCGGTGCTGGCCAACGACATCGGCGGCCTCAGCGGCCCGGCCATCAAGCCGCTGGCCTTGCGCATCGTCTGGGAGGTCTCCCGCGCCCTTCCCGACCTGCCCATCATCGGCGTCGGCGGCATCTCCAACGCCGACGACGCCCTCGAATTCCTCGCGGCCGGGGCCACCGCCATCCAGGTCGGCACCGCCACCTTTGCCGACCCCGCCGCCGCCGACCGCCTCGTCGACGACCTCGAAACCCACCTTCAAGCCGCCGGCCTCACCTCGGTGCGCGAGATCATCGGCACCCTGAAATCCAACCGAGCCTGA
- a CDS encoding carboxypeptidase-like regulatory domain-containing protein gives MPSHSFRAPRHQATAALSLALAALTSLAGCGSDEFRLKVYPAGGTVLAGGKPVADALVRFHPVDPATVKIPEGQAGYPIANPTTETAADGSFQLSSYLANDGVPSGEYKVTVLVGAGNPGDDDSGEEANPDAQKPRTKGPKLAAASKYRDPANTPLKATIKPGLENRFTFELN, from the coding sequence ATGCCTTCGCACTCCTTCCGGGCGCCGCGCCACCAGGCGACGGCCGCACTCTCGCTCGCCCTCGCTGCCCTGACCTCGCTCGCCGGCTGCGGCTCGGACGAGTTCCGCCTCAAGGTCTACCCGGCCGGGGGAACCGTCCTTGCCGGCGGCAAGCCCGTCGCCGACGCCCTCGTCCGGTTCCACCCGGTCGACCCTGCAACCGTGAAAATCCCAGAGGGCCAGGCCGGCTACCCGATCGCCAACCCGACGACCGAGACCGCCGCCGACGGCAGCTTCCAGCTCAGCTCCTACCTGGCCAACGACGGCGTGCCCTCGGGCGAGTACAAGGTCACCGTCCTGGTGGGAGCCGGCAACCCGGGCGACGATGACTCGGGCGAGGAGGCCAACCCCGACGCTCAGAAGCCCCGGACGAAAGGCCCGAAGCTCGCCGCCGCCTCCAAATATCGCGACCCGGCCAACACACCCCTCAAGGCCACGATCAAGCCCGGCCTCGAGAACCGCTTCACCTTCGAGCTTAATTGA
- a CDS encoding Gfo/Idh/MocA family oxidoreductase, with product MLDPKPAATAHTRRAFLGAAAAGLAFPTIIPGSALGLGGKVAPSNRITLAVIGTGNQGFNDIRSFLKDERVQIVAVCDVNRESKGYWEDKLGGREPARRLVDDHYGKIKDKGPGTSKGCDAVVDFREILGRADIDAVEVATPDHWHAIPVIEACKAKKDVYCQKPLSLTIAEGRAMADAAKKHGVVFQTGSQQRSDPHFRKACELVRNGRIGALKVVKVGLPGGRPDLARNADKKAVAPVPEGFDYDRWLGPAPDAPYAPARCHVNFRWIFDYSGGNVTDWGGHHPDCAQWGMGTELTGPVEIRNAKGVFAPDPLWNTATEFTFDAVYENGVVMQVANTNPMGVTFVGTEGTIHADRGKFTTDPASLHDSEIKQGEIHLYASDDHFRNFIDCVISRGPTAAPAEIAHRSITVCHLGNIAMRLGRDRLRWDPVAEKILGDDEAAAMLSRPYRSPWTLPVA from the coding sequence ATGCTCGACCCGAAACCTGCCGCGACGGCCCACACGCGCCGGGCCTTCCTGGGCGCGGCCGCCGCCGGCCTCGCCTTCCCCACGATCATCCCCGGCTCGGCCCTGGGCCTCGGCGGCAAGGTCGCGCCCAGCAACCGGATCACGCTGGCGGTCATCGGCACCGGCAACCAGGGGTTCAACGACATCCGGTCGTTCCTGAAGGACGAGCGGGTCCAGATCGTCGCCGTCTGCGACGTCAACCGCGAGAGCAAGGGCTACTGGGAAGACAAGCTCGGCGGCCGAGAGCCCGCCAGGCGGCTGGTGGACGACCACTACGGCAAGATCAAGGACAAGGGGCCGGGCACCTCGAAGGGCTGCGACGCCGTCGTCGACTTCCGCGAGATCCTCGGCCGCGCCGACATCGACGCCGTCGAGGTCGCCACCCCCGACCACTGGCACGCCATCCCCGTCATCGAGGCCTGCAAGGCCAAGAAGGACGTCTACTGCCAGAAGCCGCTGTCGCTGACCATCGCCGAGGGCCGCGCCATGGCCGACGCGGCGAAGAAGCACGGCGTCGTCTTCCAGACCGGCAGCCAGCAGCGGTCCGACCCCCATTTCCGCAAGGCCTGCGAGCTCGTCCGCAACGGCCGGATCGGCGCCTTAAAGGTCGTCAAGGTCGGCCTCCCGGGCGGCCGGCCCGACCTCGCCAGGAACGCCGACAAGAAGGCGGTCGCCCCCGTCCCCGAGGGGTTCGACTACGACCGTTGGCTCGGCCCGGCGCCCGACGCCCCCTATGCGCCCGCCCGCTGCCACGTCAATTTCCGCTGGATCTTCGATTACTCAGGCGGCAACGTCACCGACTGGGGAGGCCACCACCCCGACTGCGCCCAGTGGGGCATGGGGACCGAGTTGACTGGGCCCGTCGAGATCCGAAACGCCAAGGGGGTGTTCGCCCCCGACCCCCTCTGGAACACCGCGACCGAGTTCACCTTCGACGCCGTCTATGAGAACGGGGTCGTCATGCAGGTCGCCAACACCAACCCGATGGGCGTCACGTTCGTCGGCACCGAGGGGACCATCCACGCCGACCGGGGCAAGTTCACGACCGACCCCGCGTCCTTGCACGACTCGGAGATTAAACAGGGCGAGATCCACCTCTACGCCAGCGACGACCACTTCCGCAACTTCATCGACTGCGTCATCTCCCGGGGTCCCACCGCCGCGCCGGCCGAGATCGCGCACCGGTCGATCACCGTCTGCCACCTGGGCAACATTGCCATGCGCCTGGGCCGAGACCGCCTGCGTTGGGACCCCGTGGCCGAGAAGATCCTGGGTGATGACGAAGCCGCCGCGATGCTCAGCCGCCCCTACCGGTCCCCCTGGACCTTGCCCGTGGCCTGA
- a CDS encoding RtcB family protein — protein sequence MANAGYTGPLEQAGPCQWRIPKSYRADMRVDGLIFADEVLIEQIRKDQGPEQVVNVATLPGIQKASLAMPDIHWGYGFAIGGVAATDPEQGGVISPGGVGYDINCGVRLLRTDLSWAEARPRIRDLVDQLFRDIPTGVGQSGNYKFDRPKLRRLMEMGSAYVVEQGWGTEHDLKFTEAHGRLEGADPDLVSDRAYTRGYDQCGTLGSGNHFLEVQVVDRVIDPLAAGVMGLQEGQVTVLIHSGSRGLGYQVCDDNLALFRGAPRKYGFELPDPQLACAPVNSPEGRAYLGAMRAAANYAWCNRQLLAHQAREVFARVFGKPWESLGMTQVYDVAHNIAKFEDHDVGGGLRKRVCVHRKGATRAFPPGHPEIPDAYQAIGQPVIIPGSMGTASWVLAGLPGSMEHSFGTTCHGAGRMMSRTAAVKLAAGRRIDQELDALGIIARARGVKGLAEEQPAAYKDVDQVVEVVDRAGISRKVARLRPVGVIKG from the coding sequence ATGGCGAACGCCGGATACACGGGGCCATTGGAGCAGGCGGGCCCTTGCCAGTGGCGGATTCCCAAAAGCTACCGGGCCGACATGCGAGTGGATGGCCTGATCTTCGCCGATGAGGTCCTGATCGAGCAGATCCGCAAGGATCAGGGGCCCGAGCAGGTCGTTAACGTGGCGACCCTGCCCGGGATCCAGAAGGCCAGCCTGGCTATGCCGGACATCCACTGGGGGTACGGATTCGCCATCGGCGGGGTGGCCGCGACCGACCCCGAACAGGGGGGCGTCATCTCGCCCGGCGGGGTTGGCTACGACATCAATTGCGGCGTCCGCCTGCTGCGTACCGACCTCTCCTGGGCCGAAGCCAGGCCACGGATCCGCGACCTGGTCGACCAGCTCTTTCGCGACATTCCCACCGGCGTCGGCCAGAGCGGCAACTACAAGTTCGACAGGCCGAAGCTCAGGCGCCTGATGGAGATGGGCTCGGCCTACGTGGTCGAGCAGGGGTGGGGGACCGAGCACGACCTGAAGTTCACCGAGGCCCACGGCCGCCTCGAAGGGGCCGACCCCGACCTCGTGAGCGACCGGGCTTACACCCGCGGATATGACCAGTGCGGCACCCTGGGCTCGGGCAACCACTTCCTCGAAGTCCAGGTGGTCGACCGCGTCATCGACCCGCTCGCGGCCGGCGTGATGGGCTTGCAAGAGGGGCAGGTCACGGTCCTGATCCACTCGGGCTCGCGCGGGCTCGGCTACCAGGTCTGCGACGACAACCTCGCCCTGTTCAGGGGAGCCCCGCGCAAGTACGGCTTCGAGCTGCCCGACCCTCAGCTCGCCTGCGCCCCGGTGAATAGCCCCGAGGGCAGAGCCTACCTGGGGGCGATGCGCGCCGCGGCGAACTACGCCTGGTGCAACCGGCAACTGCTGGCGCACCAGGCCCGCGAGGTCTTCGCCCGCGTCTTCGGCAAGCCCTGGGAATCGCTGGGGATGACCCAGGTCTACGACGTGGCCCACAATATCGCCAAGTTCGAGGATCACGACGTCGGCGGGGGCCTCCGCAAGCGGGTCTGCGTCCACCGCAAGGGGGCGACCCGGGCGTTCCCGCCCGGCCACCCGGAGATCCCCGACGCTTACCAGGCGATCGGGCAGCCCGTGATCATTCCGGGTAGCATGGGGACGGCGAGCTGGGTGCTCGCGGGCCTGCCCGGGAGCATGGAGCATTCGTTTGGCACCACCTGCCACGGGGCAGGGCGGATGATGAGCCGGACCGCCGCGGTGAAGCTCGCCGCCGGCCGTCGAATCGACCAGGAACTCGACGCCCTCGGGATCATCGCCCGGGCCCGAGGAGTCAAGGGATTGGCCGAGGAACAGCCGGCTGCTTACAAGGACGTCGACCAGGTGGTCGAGGTCGTCGACCGCGCCGGGATCTCCCGCAAGGTCGCCCGCCTCAGGCCAGTCGGGGTCATCAAGGGCTAG